The following proteins come from a genomic window of Flavobacterium eburneipallidum:
- a CDS encoding DUF6443 domain-containing protein, giving the protein MKKILSLLVFLPIMVIGQTQTENYVKNTTYKVATATSIPTPTAQQATQTITYYDGLGRPIQQVAHQQSGSGKDIVTPIEYDGFGRQDKEYLPYVPTAPASLDYKPSALADVLTFYDDVKYDADFPGMSTSNANPIIQINPYSQKGFEDSPLNRVLKQAAPGNDWKLGNGHEIKFEYETNTDADLVRQFGVSFVNGNTEAPHLEDNGIYATSQLYKTVTKDENWMPNQTYPSDHTTQEFKNKEGKVVLKRTFDVGKWHDTYYVYDDYGNLTYVLPPKLFTYHSITQPLSGLSIYLSTDYDYFSFFASPNPNSYADLYLTQTGENSLNLYFWEYGFTPGSPLMSGKIADLNLTPSPQDIILCDIMVSDVNGNLVVGGKLSIKNGELHITAEPGVVAYPDSNGEFYFSATINLPSLQANYTPQALDRSVFNDLIYQYKYDKRNRLVEKKLPGKEWEYIVYDKLDRPVLTQDAILKTQNKWLFTKYDAFSRPVYTGEYVNTSETTRTTVQALADAATIMFETKQGINTINGTTIYYNNTAFPNTNINLFTINYYDDYNFDLNGGTAATSYSITPITNAKSLATGTKVRILGTTNWTSSVIYYDSKGRPIYNYSKNDYLGTTSTVKTKLDFVGKVLETTSTHARNSVTTTLVDVFTYDQAGRLTQQTQAINGTTTPEIIVANTYDELGQLTSKKVGGKTTQGLQKVDYGYNIRGWLKNINDPNNLNQDNDLFAFGLNYNTVVNSSIPTYNQNKPLYNGNISSTSWKTSNVIPVLKQYNYSYDALNRFKAAWYAENNSFNSKFNESISSYDRNGNIMMANRYMQHPTNANSGTGIDYLTYTYDSGNKLMKVLDYYGDEGFKDGNKTGDDYSYDANGNMTKDLNKGIGTASTNGITYNHLNLPTQITLAAGTIDYVYDATGVKQRKIVSPGTTTDYAGGFQYESNILKFFPQPEGYVDCSSGNFNYIYQYKDHLGNVRLSYADKDNNGTIVGANTTTVFSDDFESATGWDGSGSSIWGWPVSGFDSSIKRTGIYSAKLDPGTEWIRAVHSNEWIPINNTQTTDYIFSCWVYLENVSGNRANIFLFMNTAGETNYYSIVDSESTYITGKWVYLEKRVSVPANISKLNIRIDSQNAGIVWFDDVSIRRVNTTSEIVEENNYYPFGLKHKDSNNVVTSTNPGQKYKYNGKELQDELGLNVYDMDARNYDPALGRFMNIDPMAESYYQHTPYNFVGSNPIIRTDPTGMDWYTDEKGNQTYNKDLTKDNASSILNSDKNEKYSGTTATENVSNDEGSYTLSYNADGSISSSNTTRSTTNDGIRVFGVGGDAVAGSGFMENDRGSGSIQADTGDVGMLFDFGQLLGDLVLNWAMSNPSTMGWAIENKYGNNSTLTNATTMSASVPETVIAQRYDYVSTDPMRGAQSTPHAGYPRDTSVVKANAQVVKLLNTKDSLRAAKEARVKNAEYNRKFGGY; this is encoded by the coding sequence ATGAAAAAAATACTATCACTTTTAGTTTTCTTGCCTATAATGGTTATTGGACAAACCCAAACGGAGAATTACGTTAAAAACACCACTTATAAAGTAGCAACTGCAACAAGTATCCCCACACCAACTGCCCAACAAGCCACACAAACTATCACGTATTATGATGGATTGGGTCGTCCCATTCAGCAAGTGGCACATCAGCAATCTGGAAGTGGAAAAGACATTGTTACTCCCATTGAATATGATGGCTTCGGACGTCAGGACAAAGAGTATTTGCCATACGTACCCACAGCTCCAGCCTCGCTGGATTATAAACCCTCTGCATTGGCTGATGTACTTACATTTTATGATGATGTCAAATATGATGCTGATTTTCCGGGTATGAGTACGAGTAATGCAAATCCCATTATTCAAATCAATCCTTATTCTCAAAAAGGATTTGAAGACTCTCCGCTGAACAGGGTATTAAAACAAGCAGCACCCGGTAATGATTGGAAGCTAGGCAACGGCCACGAAATAAAGTTCGAATATGAAACCAATACCGATGCAGATTTAGTAAGGCAGTTTGGCGTTTCTTTTGTGAATGGCAATACCGAAGCTCCACATTTAGAGGATAACGGTATTTATGCTACTTCTCAATTGTATAAAACAGTAACCAAGGATGAAAATTGGATGCCTAACCAGACCTATCCTAGTGATCATACCACTCAAGAGTTTAAGAACAAAGAAGGGAAAGTTGTCTTGAAACGTACTTTCGATGTCGGAAAATGGCACGATACTTATTATGTTTATGACGATTACGGAAATTTGACTTATGTATTACCTCCCAAGCTTTTTACCTATCATTCCATAACACAGCCCTTATCAGGATTGAGTATATATTTGAGTACTGACTATGATTATTTTTCATTTTTCGCTAGTCCAAACCCAAATAGTTATGCTGATTTGTATTTAACTCAAACCGGTGAAAATTCTTTAAATTTATATTTTTGGGAGTATGGTTTTACTCCAGGTTCACCACTTATGTCAGGAAAAATAGCCGACTTAAATCTAACTCCTAGTCCACAGGACATAATTTTGTGTGATATTATGGTGTCAGATGTAAATGGTAACCTTGTTGTAGGAGGTAAATTATCAATTAAAAATGGAGAGTTGCATATTACTGCAGAACCTGGAGTTGTTGCATATCCAGATAGTAATGGTGAATTTTATTTTAGTGCTACAATAAATCTTCCTAGTTTACAAGCCAATTATACTCCCCAAGCTTTGGATCGATCTGTATTTAACGATTTGATTTATCAATACAAATACGACAAACGCAACCGATTGGTAGAAAAAAAATTACCAGGCAAAGAATGGGAATATATTGTGTATGACAAATTAGATCGACCTGTTTTAACACAAGATGCTATTTTAAAAACGCAAAACAAATGGTTGTTTACCAAGTATGATGCCTTTAGCAGACCAGTATATACAGGAGAATATGTCAATACATCAGAAACTACACGTACAACTGTACAAGCTCTTGCTGATGCTGCTACTATTATGTTTGAAACCAAACAGGGTATAAATACCATCAACGGAACTACCATATATTACAACAACACAGCTTTTCCTAATACAAACATCAACCTGTTTACTATTAACTATTATGATGATTATAATTTTGATTTGAATGGTGGTACTGCTGCAACATCTTACAGTATCACACCCATTACCAATGCCAAAAGTTTAGCAACAGGAACCAAAGTACGCATTTTAGGAACTACCAATTGGACATCTAGCGTAATTTATTATGATAGCAAAGGCAGACCAATTTACAATTACAGCAAAAACGATTATCTCGGTACCACCAGCACTGTAAAAACCAAGCTTGATTTTGTGGGCAAAGTTTTAGAAACCACCTCTACCCACGCCAGAAATAGTGTAACTACCACGCTGGTAGATGTCTTTACCTATGATCAAGCAGGAAGACTAACCCAACAAACCCAAGCTATTAATGGAACAACCACACCAGAAATTATTGTAGCTAACACTTATGATGAATTAGGACAATTGACCAGTAAAAAAGTGGGAGGCAAAACCACCCAAGGATTGCAAAAAGTAGATTACGGTTATAACATTAGGGGCTGGCTCAAGAACATCAACGACCCCAATAATTTGAATCAAGACAATGATTTGTTTGCTTTTGGGTTAAATTACAATACCGTAGTAAATTCTTCAATTCCTACATACAATCAAAACAAACCATTGTATAATGGTAATATCAGTAGTACCTCCTGGAAAACCAGTAACGTTATTCCTGTTCTAAAACAATATAATTATTCGTATGATGCTTTGAATCGATTTAAGGCTGCTTGGTATGCTGAAAATAATAGTTTTAATTCAAAATTTAATGAATCTATTAGTAGTTATGATCGTAATGGTAATATTATGATGGCAAATCGTTATATGCAACACCCCACTAATGCAAATTCTGGAACAGGTATTGATTATTTGACCTATACTTATGATAGTGGAAATAAGTTGATGAAAGTGCTTGATTATTATGGAGATGAGGGTTTTAAAGATGGTAATAAAACAGGAGATGATTACAGCTACGATGCCAATGGTAATATGACAAAAGACCTAAATAAAGGAATAGGAACAGCATCAACAAATGGAATTACCTACAACCACCTGAACCTGCCCACCCAAATAACATTAGCTGCAGGAACTATTGATTACGTCTATGATGCCACAGGAGTAAAACAACGCAAAATAGTCAGCCCAGGCACTACCACAGATTATGCAGGTGGATTTCAGTATGAAAGCAATATCCTGAAATTTTTTCCACAACCCGAAGGTTATGTAGATTGCAGTTCAGGAAATTTTAATTATATTTACCAATACAAAGATCATTTAGGGAATGTACGATTGAGTTATGCCGATAAAGACAATAATGGAACGATAGTTGGAGCTAATACTACGACCGTCTTTAGTGATGATTTTGAGAGTGCTACAGGTTGGGACGGTAGTGGTAGCAGTATTTGGGGTTGGCCAGTGAGTGGTTTTGACAGTTCTATTAAGCGTACAGGTATTTATTCAGCAAAATTGGATCCAGGAACTGAATGGATTCGGGCGGTTCATAGTAACGAATGGATACCGATAAACAATACGCAAACCACAGATTATATATTTTCGTGTTGGGTTTATCTTGAAAACGTATCAGGAAACAGAGCCAATATATTTCTTTTCATGAATACAGCAGGAGAAACAAATTACTATTCTATTGTTGACAGTGAATCTACTTATATAACAGGTAAGTGGGTTTATTTAGAAAAGAGAGTGAGTGTTCCTGCTAATATTTCTAAATTGAATATAAGAATAGATAGCCAGAATGCAGGAATTGTTTGGTTCGATGATGTTAGCATAAGAAGAGTAAACACCACCAGCGAAATTGTAGAAGAAAACAATTATTATCCTTTTGGTTTGAAACACAAGGATAGTAACAATGTAGTTACTTCTACCAATCCTGGACAGAAGTATAAGTACAACGGGAAAGAACTCCAAGACGAGCTGGGGCTTAATGTTTATGATATGGATGCTAGGAATTATGACCCTGCTTTAGGTAGATTTATGAACATAGACCCTATGGCAGAATCGTATTATCAACATACTCCATATAATTTTGTTGGTTCAAATCCAATTATCAGAACTGATCCAACGGGAATGGATTGGTATACTGATGAAAAAGGGAATCAAACCTATAATAAAGACCTTACTAAAGATAATGCTTCTTCAATACTTAACTCTGATAAAAATGAAAAATACAGCGGGACAACTGCAACAGAGAATGTTTCAAATGATGAAGGTAGTTATACTTTATCCTATAATGCAGATGGAAGTATTTCATCTTCTAATACTACAAGGAGTACTACAAATGACGGTATAAGGGTTTTTGGAGTTGGTGGTGATGCTGTAGCTGGTAGTGGTTTTATGGAAAATGATAGAGGTTCTGGATCTATACAAGCTGATACGGGAGACGTTGGAATGCTTTTTGACTTTGGACAGCTTCTTGGAGATTTAGTTTTAAATTGGGCTATGAGTAATCCATCTACTATGGGTTGGGCAATTGAAAATAAATATGGAAATAATAGCACTCTTACTAATGCAACTACGATGAGCGCAAGTGTTCCAGAAACTGTAATTGCTCAAAGGTATGATTATGTGTCTACAGATCCTATGAGAGGTGCTCAATCTACCCCTCACGCTGGGTATCCTAGAGACACATCTGTCGTGAAAGCCAATGCACAAGTAGTTAAGCTTCTAAATACAAAAGATTCATTAAGAGCAGCAAAAGAAGCTAGAGTCAAAAATGCTGAATACAATAGAAAATTTGGAGGATATTAA
- a CDS encoding single-stranded DNA-binding protein, with amino-acid sequence MNIIGRLTRDAEVRTTSQEKQVVNFSVAINDGYRNKQGERIEQTTYFDCSYWISTKVAKILTKGTLVELTGRVSARAWTANNGELKANLNFLASTIKSHGGGKKIENLQAITEQQKNKVAKQEPPDDLPF; translated from the coding sequence ATGAACATCATAGGAAGACTGACAAGGGATGCTGAGGTACGCACAACGTCACAGGAAAAGCAAGTGGTCAATTTTTCAGTAGCCATTAACGATGGCTATCGCAACAAACAAGGAGAGCGCATCGAACAGACTACTTATTTTGATTGCTCTTACTGGATTAGCACTAAAGTAGCGAAGATACTTACTAAAGGTACTTTGGTAGAACTCACAGGCAGAGTAAGTGCAAGAGCGTGGACAGCTAATAATGGAGAGCTAAAAGCTAATTTGAATTTTCTTGCCTCTACCATAAAATCACACGGAGGTGGTAAGAAAATAGAAAATTTACAAGCTATAACAGAACAACAAAAAAACAAAGTCGCAAAGCAAGAACCTCCGGACGATCTCCCATTTTAA
- a CDS encoding DUF932 domain-containing protein has product MAHNLNFNEKTGRHSFFSVQEKAWHGLGQIVKDYPTSAGAIKYAGLDYEVVKTPLYTKNLGITETVNDIVIGNNELHVPNYFANIRADNNAVLGVVGKDYHIVQNREAFGFFDAIVGGMDGILYETAGALGNGERIFITAKLPDYIRVGNGDDVTEKYIFLTTSHDGSGSITAAFTPIRIVCQNTLNASLRNMSNVVRIRHTSGAKQRLDNAHKVMGLANEFSNQLEGIFNEWAKVRVTDVEVKKLIQLALCPNKKTLEHIKKGNEDEMSTLFKNTVEDAFAYAMVSESQQMETTKGTLFGAYNAVTGYYQNVRSYKNDEAKLQSIVLGGTAQLKSQKAFDLCTAFSTDDTEIFKLN; this is encoded by the coding sequence ATGGCACACAATTTAAATTTCAACGAAAAAACGGGACGTCACTCATTTTTTAGCGTACAGGAAAAAGCATGGCACGGATTGGGGCAAATCGTAAAAGACTACCCTACAAGTGCGGGCGCCATCAAATATGCAGGACTTGATTATGAAGTGGTCAAAACACCGCTATATACTAAAAATTTAGGCATTACGGAAACTGTAAACGACATAGTGATTGGCAATAACGAATTACACGTACCAAACTATTTTGCCAACATACGTGCGGATAACAATGCAGTATTGGGCGTAGTTGGCAAAGACTATCACATTGTGCAGAATCGAGAAGCATTTGGTTTTTTTGATGCGATTGTAGGTGGTATGGATGGCATTCTGTACGAGACAGCAGGAGCATTGGGAAACGGGGAACGCATTTTCATAACTGCCAAATTGCCCGACTACATCCGTGTGGGGAATGGCGATGACGTAACGGAAAAATACATTTTTCTGACCACTTCTCACGATGGAAGCGGAAGCATAACAGCCGCTTTTACACCCATTAGAATTGTGTGCCAAAACACGTTGAACGCTTCACTTCGAAATATGAGCAATGTGGTACGTATCCGCCATACTTCGGGTGCTAAACAACGATTGGACAATGCACACAAAGTAATGGGATTGGCGAACGAGTTCAGCAACCAACTGGAAGGAATTTTTAACGAATGGGCAAAAGTAAGGGTAACTGATGTGGAAGTTAAAAAATTAATACAACTGGCACTATGTCCCAATAAGAAAACCTTGGAGCATATCAAAAAAGGGAATGAAGACGAAATGTCCACCTTATTTAAAAACACCGTAGAAGATGCCTTTGCTTATGCAATGGTAAGCGAAAGCCAACAAATGGAAACCACAAAAGGCACATTGTTTGGTGCGTACAATGCGGTAACAGGCTACTACCAAAATGTACGCAGTTACAAGAATGATGAAGCCAAGTTACAGAGTATTGTATTGGGCGGTACTGCCCAACTAAAATCACAGAAAGCATTTGATTTATGTACTGCATTTTCAACAGACGATACTGAAATCTTCAAACTTAATTAA
- a CDS encoding transposase — protein sequence MKNYLVHLGIDISKSKLDVNLLTSQNLQSEHFVIDNNPKAISEFVKMLIKRKLDIKQILFCCENTGIYTNHLSYTLSNLELDLWIVPAIEIKRSKGISRGKNDKTDAKDIAFYSLRNIDKLNLYAKPDVDIDKLKLLHTEREKVLKALLLLETTKENELFIPKSIYSEVSKINQSTINGLKKSLKEIEKRIQEVIKKNDKLETQNKLIQTIPGIGKQTALYFIIATKGFSAFTSWRKFACYSGVAPFEYSSGSSIKGRTKVNHMADKKMKSLLQMCAMTTLKYDPQLKEYYTKKKGEGKNAMLVLNNIRCKLISRVFAVINRETPYINTYKFAS from the coding sequence ATGAAAAATTATTTAGTCCATCTAGGAATCGACATTTCAAAATCAAAATTAGATGTAAATCTTCTAACTTCACAAAACTTACAATCGGAACATTTTGTGATTGATAATAATCCAAAAGCAATTAGTGAATTTGTTAAAATGCTAATTAAAAGAAAATTAGATATTAAGCAAATATTGTTTTGCTGTGAAAACACCGGTATTTATACCAATCATTTAAGCTATACTTTATCAAATTTAGAATTAGATTTATGGATTGTTCCAGCTATTGAAATCAAACGCTCAAAAGGCATTTCAAGAGGGAAAAATGATAAAACTGATGCGAAAGACATAGCTTTTTATAGCTTAAGAAATATTGACAAACTCAATCTTTATGCTAAACCAGATGTCGATATTGACAAATTAAAATTATTACATACCGAAAGAGAGAAAGTCTTAAAGGCACTACTTTTATTAGAAACGACAAAAGAAAATGAACTTTTCATCCCTAAAAGTATCTATAGTGAAGTTTCAAAAATTAATCAATCGACAATTAATGGATTAAAAAAATCTTTGAAAGAGATTGAAAAACGAATTCAGGAGGTTATTAAAAAAAATGATAAACTTGAAACACAAAATAAATTAATCCAAACAATCCCAGGAATTGGTAAGCAAACAGCTCTTTACTTTATAATTGCTACCAAAGGATTTTCGGCATTTACAAGTTGGCGAAAATTTGCTTGTTACTCTGGTGTCGCTCCTTTTGAATACAGCTCTGGATCTAGTATAAAAGGAAGAACAAAAGTCAATCACATGGCAGATAAAAAAATGAAATCATTACTGCAAATGTGTGCCATGACAACCTTAAAATATGACCCTCAATTAAAAGAGTATTATACTAAAAAGAAAGGAGAGGGAAAGAATGCTATGCTTGTTTTAAACAATATTAGATGCAAACTTATAAGCAGGGTATTTGCCGTTATTAATCGTGAAACACCATACATCAATACTTATAAATTTGCATCATAA
- a CDS encoding PRTRC system protein E, with the protein MNTHFFNQVAQLDFTGVLQLHISKGAENNLIVSVMLNNEQCGDNAKNLIPPLTFNATPQEFDEGFFQQITAPIQKVSGLMVDMEKFLKQLEEVKKQSVMEKEKGDKQKKEQEAKDKKFKDGMAKADELEKEGKFREAWMKTPSVTEFPEKADEIRKRQTELSNKFGTPSLFGAMEEEKPEPQQMEEVTVDYPTDETHEEEQ; encoded by the coding sequence ATGAACACTCATTTTTTTAATCAGGTAGCACAGTTGGACTTTACAGGAGTTTTACAACTGCACATTTCAAAGGGAGCAGAAAATAACCTAATCGTATCGGTTATGCTCAACAACGAACAATGCGGAGACAATGCGAAAAACCTAATTCCACCATTGACATTTAATGCCACACCGCAGGAGTTTGACGAGGGATTTTTTCAGCAAATAACAGCCCCAATTCAAAAAGTTTCGGGCTTAATGGTGGATATGGAAAAGTTTCTAAAACAATTGGAGGAAGTCAAAAAGCAATCGGTAATGGAGAAAGAGAAAGGCGATAAACAGAAGAAAGAGCAGGAAGCCAAAGACAAAAAGTTTAAAGATGGAATGGCAAAAGCGGACGAACTCGAAAAAGAGGGTAAATTCCGTGAAGCGTGGATGAAAACACCTTCCGTAACAGAGTTTCCCGAAAAAGCAGACGAGATACGTAAACGCCAAACAGAATTATCAAACAAGTTTGGAACACCAAGCCTTTTCGGAGCAATGGAAGAAGAAAAACCTGAACCGCAACAGATGGAAGAAGTTACAGTAGATTATCCTACTGATGAAACTCACGAAGAAGAACAATAG
- a CDS encoding PRTRC system protein B: MKNVNDITEIFGTLYYPKSALVFYESKGTNTDMYVEHFDMDRNGNPINAHPLTVKEANILAKSLQTDEEKSRAFLKPKGILPTNILHINPSEKGTVLWYTKAQQKQLYFVKGLGIPNGKCQVPPLAWFANKNSLSIFALATDRRPTEKTPLHYAPFFNVYDNGNVCMGTVNIDIQNSASVEEFIQAWESYFFNSYFSHLLGNYNPIKGNCVNLWKEQISTDKAFPKEVLKPNNKTLKNLL; this comes from the coding sequence ATGAAAAATGTAAACGATATAACAGAGATTTTTGGAACTTTATATTATCCAAAATCTGCTTTGGTTTTCTATGAATCCAAAGGTACAAATACCGATATGTATGTGGAGCATTTCGATATGGATAGAAACGGAAATCCAATAAATGCACATCCTTTAACCGTAAAAGAAGCCAACATATTGGCAAAATCATTACAAACAGATGAAGAAAAGAGCAGAGCTTTTTTAAAACCAAAGGGAATTTTGCCTACTAACATTTTGCACATCAATCCAAGCGAAAAAGGAACAGTACTTTGGTACACCAAAGCACAGCAAAAACAGCTGTATTTTGTGAAAGGCTTGGGCATACCCAACGGCAAGTGTCAAGTACCGCCATTGGCTTGGTTTGCCAATAAAAACAGCCTTTCCATTTTTGCTTTGGCAACCGATAGAAGACCCACAGAAAAAACGCCTTTGCATTATGCACCCTTTTTCAATGTGTATGACAACGGTAACGTATGTATGGGAACGGTAAATATTGATATTCAAAATTCGGCTTCGGTGGAAGAATTTATTCAAGCGTGGGAAAGTTACTTTTTCAACAGCTATTTCAGTCATTTATTAGGAAACTACAATCCGATAAAAGGGAATTGTGTAAACCTATGGAAAGAGCAAATTAGCACAGATAAAGCCTTTCCGAAAGAAGTATTGAAACCAAACAACAAAACACTTAAAAATCTATTGTGA
- a CDS encoding PRTRC system protein C, which translates to MLLGTQLQRVFILKDKGQDIRLTDPEPRWSVEAVMNFYANTYPILTTAKISAPQIKDDAVEYKFESVMGTKG; encoded by the coding sequence ATGTTATTAGGAACCCAATTACAACGAGTTTTTATACTCAAAGATAAAGGACAGGACATTAGACTGACCGACCCCGAACCACGTTGGAGCGTGGAAGCCGTAATGAATTTTTACGCCAATACCTACCCGATTTTGACAACGGCAAAAATATCTGCTCCGCAAATAAAAGACGATGCCGTAGAGTACAAATTTGAAAGCGTAATGGGTACAAAAGGTTAA